A genomic window from Elaeis guineensis isolate ETL-2024a chromosome 3, EG11, whole genome shotgun sequence includes:
- the LOC105040887 gene encoding serine/threonine-protein kinase RHS3 isoform X2 — protein MPSDKESFDDNEIDPVPKNNIDSSRTTEPDPGSGIYPNPCPSPRDHATSEATSAKASHNNKNLDPVVKYGVTATTVGTKTSDAMLSDSSTNHSQGSCNSTRSNSIDSSTSAPVKRHTGGDCRWEAIQLANARESPIGLGHFRLLKRLGYGDIGSVYLVELRGTGAYFAMKVMDRATIISRNKLLRAQTEREILSLLDHPFLPTLYSHFETEKFYCLVMEYCSGGNLHSLRQKQPNKYFSEQAARFYASEVLLALEYLHMLGVVYRDLKPENVLVREEGHIMLSDFDLSLRCSVSPTLVKSPSTQSSSNGGAYGMLDNDHVVQSCIQPSTFLPRILPKRNRKSKSDVSFSNGPLPEFMAEPTNARSMSFVGTHEYLAPEIIRGEGHGSAVDWWTLGIFLYELLHGTTPFKGSGNRATLFNVVGQPLRFPDEPSVSLAARDLIRGLLVKEPQKRIAYRRGATEIKQHPFFEGVNWALVRSNTPPHIPDPVDFGQFASKEKKTTENGFGGAGGGKSNPNDSSYLDFEYF, from the exons ATGCCATCAGATAAGGAATCATTTGATGACAATGAAATAGATCCAGTTCCCAAGAACAACATTGATTCATCAAGAACAACAGAACCTGACCCTGGGTCAGGCATATACCCCAATCCATGCCCAAGTCCGAGAGACCATGCAACTTCAGAAGCTACATCGGCGAAAGCGTcgcataacaataaaaacttggACCCAGTTGTCAAATATG GGGTGACTGCAACAACAGTGGGTACAAAGACCAGTGATGCAATGCTGAGTGACTCCTCTACCAACCATAGTCAAGGTAGCTGCAACAGCACTCGAAGTAACAGCATAGACAGCAGCACCTCTGCCCCGGTCAAGCGGCATACAGGAGGTGATTGTCGCTGGGAGGCAATTCAATTGGCAAATGCTAGAGAATCCCCTATTGGCCTGGGTCATTTTAGGCTCCTCAAGCGCTTGGGTTATGGTGACATTGGGAGTGTGTATCTTGTTGAACTTAGGGGAACTGGTGCCTACTTTGCAATGAAAGTGATGGACAGGGCCACAATTATAAGTAGAAATAAGCTACTCCGGGCTCAAACTGAAAGGGAGATTCTCAGCCTTCTCGACCATCCTTTCTTGCCAACTTTGTATTCTCATTTTGAGACTGAGAAGTTTTATTGCCTGGTGATGGAGTACTGCAGTGGTGGCAATCTCCATTCTCTTCGGCAGAAGCAGCCCAACAAGTATTTCAGCGAGCAAGCTGCTCG ATTTTATGCTTCTGAGGTGTTGCTCGCGCTGGAGTACTTGCACATGCTGGGTGTTGTATATAGGGACTTGAAGCCCGAGAATGTGCTCGTGAGAGAAGAAGGCCATATCATGCTGTCCGATTTTGATCTATCTCTTCGGTGTTCTGTCAGCCCAACGCTTGTTAAATCCCCCTCGACTCAATCAAGCAGCAATGGCGGTGCATATGGTATGCTCGACAACGATCATGTTGTGCAGAGCTGCATCCAGCCATCCACATTCCTTCCCCGTATACTCCCCAAGAGGAACCGCAAGTCTAAATCAGACGTTAGCTTTAGCAATGGTCCCCTCCCAGAATTCATGGCAGAGCCAACGAATGCTCGCTCGATGTCATTTGTCGGGACTCACGAATATCTCGCCCCAGAGATTATTCGAGGGGAGGGACATGGGAGTGCGGTGGACTGGTGGACGCTCGGCATCTTTCTATACGAGCTGCTGCATGGGACGACCCCTTTCAAAGGCTCAGGGAATCGTGCCACTCTTTTCAATGTGGTAGGCCAGCCACTGAGGTTCCCGGATGAACCATCTGTAAGCCTAGCTGCCCGAGATCTCATCCGTGGACTACTTGTCAAGGAACCTCAGAAACGAATTGCATACAGGAGGGGTGCCACTGAAATTAAACAACACCCGTTCTTTGAGGGGGTGAACTGGGCATTGGTGCGAAGCAACACACCGCCACATATTCCAGACCCAGTGGACTTTGGGCAGTTTGCCAGTAAGGAGAAGAAGACCACCGAAAATGGTTTTGGTGGGGCTGGTGGAGGCAAGAGCAATCCAAATGATTCTTCTTACCTTGATTTTGAGTATTTCTAG
- the LOC105040885 gene encoding YTH domain-containing protein ECT4 isoform X1 has protein sequence MASEIETDKVMEDAMKSLKIDSSSKASTGNLSGPKDGSTSDATSCISSGDATSSIKESDVDQEALLAEQSIYYPVNGMYAYYYPGFDGSFGEWDGHSYLRGTGGLEIQHPASQADNSSLVYCFPGFQLGHTPYGPFLPVPMVGFDGQFLGQQLYYTSPIFSPPLFSPGFVSQPDAYAPELVHAYSCDSSHLSADGLYGNGFAGDPASRPLRYNLCSQNHRPTPAKPSVPSKSNSVEKKGTSPASDVPLDPAIHNQSSNPANKDAVLPKVFLPADKFPSYSNQGTSGLLYPNNPTFIKGSGRGCAGTEKLKARNNAQGPGDLDMLSEQNRGPRINGNKQISEVNSVGFPCAKVNDGSNTANAAVKKDEYNLPDFPTKYDHGLFFVIKSYSEDDIHKSIKYNVWSSTPNGNKRLDNAFQVAQEKMAEKGSKCPVFLFFSVNASGQFCGVAEMVGRVDFSKNMDFWQQDKWTGFFPVKWHMIKDIPNPQLRHIILENNDNKPVTNSRDTQEVKFPQGTEMLNIFKCYSSKTSILDDFDFYENRQKAMQDRKIKIPASKMEHLSRRANEIAEVAKPGDLKSMVSSLQSIGLAATKTEEDVLVNGISK, from the exons ATGGCGTCAGAGATCGAGACGGATAAGG TTATGGAGGATGCGATGAAAAGTTTGAAAATAGATTCATCTTCTAAAGCCAGCACCGGCAATCTG TCTGGGCCAAAAGATGGGAGCACATCTGATGCAACATCATGTATCTCTTCAGGCGATGCAACAAGCAGCATCAAAGAAAGTGACGTGGACCAAGAGGCTTTGCTGGCTGAGCAGAGCATCTACTATCCTGTTAATGGAATGTATGCATACTATTATCCAG GCTTCGATGGCTCATTTGGGGAATGGGATGGCCATAGTTATTTAAGGGGGACTGGAGGCTTGGAAATTCAGCATCCT GCTAGTCAAGCAGATAACAGTTCCCTTGTATACTGTTTTCCTGGATTTCAGCTTGGACATACCCCTTATGGTCCATTTTTACCTGTGCCTATGGTCGGTTTTGATGGGCAATTTTTGGGCCAACAGCTGTACTACACAAGTCCAATATTTTCCCCACCCTTGTTCTCTCCAGGATTTGTTTCCCAACCAGATGCTTATGCACCAGAGCTGGTTCATGCATACTCATGCGATTCGTCTCATTTATCTGCTGATGGGCTCTATGGTAATGGATTTGCTGGAGATCCAGCATCTCGACCCTTGAGATATAATTTGTGTTCACAAAATCATAGACCTACCCCTGCAAAACCTTCAGTGCCATCCAAGTCTAATTCTGTGGAAAAGAAAGGAACTTCACCAGCATCAGATGTCCCACTAGATCCTGCCATTCATAACCAGTCTTCAAATCCTGCAAATAAG GATGCTGTTCTGCCCAAAGTTTTTCTTCCAGCAGACAAATTTCCTTCATATTCTAACCAAGGAACAAGTGGCCTATTGTATCCGAACAACCCTACTTTCATTAAAGGAAGTGGACGTGGGTGCGCTGGGACTGAGAAGCTAAAAGCAAGAAACAATGCTCAAGGACCTGGTGATCTTGACATGCTAAGTGAACAGAATCGCGGTCCTAGAATAAATGGCAATAAACAAATATCTGAGGTCAATTCTGTTGGATTTCCCTGTGCTAAGGTGAATGATGGTAGCAATACCGCAAATGCTGCTGTAAAGAAGGATGAATACAACCTTCCAGATTTTccaaccaagtatgatcatggatTGTTCTTTGTTATAAAATCATACAGTGAAGATGATATTCACAAGAGTATAAAATATAATGTTTGGTCAAGCACTCCAAATGGAAACAAGAGACTTGACAATGCTTTTCAAGTTGCACAGGAGAAAATGGCAGAAAAAGGCAGCAAGTGTCCtgtatttctcttcttttct gTAAATGCAAGTGGGCAGTTCTGTGGTGTAGCTGAAATGGTTGGTCGAGTTGATTTCAGCAAAAATATGGATTTTTGGCAACAAGACAAGTGGACTGGTTTTTTCCCAGTCAAGTGGCATATGATCAAAGACATCCCAAACCCACAGCTTCGTCATATAATTTTGGAGAACAATGACAATAAGCCTGTAACAAATAGCAGAGATACACAGGAG GTCAAATTTCCCCAAGGCACAGAAATGTTGAACATTTTCAAATGCTACTCTTCGAAAACTTCAATATTGGATGactttgatttttatgaaaaccgGCAGAAAGCAATGCAAGACAGGAAGATCAAGATACCAGCTTCAAAAATGGAGCATCTATCG AGAAGAGCTAATGAAATAGCTGAAGTTGCAAAGCCAGGTGATCTTAAGTCAATGGTTTCCAGTCTTCAGTCAATTGGATTAGCAGCTACCAAGACTGAGGAAGATGTCCTGGTTAATGGCATCTCTAAATAG
- the LOC105040887 gene encoding serine/threonine-protein kinase RHS3 isoform X1: MPSDKESFDDNEIDPVPKNNIDSSRTTEPDPGSGIYPNPCPSPRDHATSEATSAKASHNNKNLDPVVKYGTNFTNNLFPSPSHYPSPCPSPKLPAISETNSTSPCTSSSTGVTATTVGTKTSDAMLSDSSTNHSQGSCNSTRSNSIDSSTSAPVKRHTGGDCRWEAIQLANARESPIGLGHFRLLKRLGYGDIGSVYLVELRGTGAYFAMKVMDRATIISRNKLLRAQTEREILSLLDHPFLPTLYSHFETEKFYCLVMEYCSGGNLHSLRQKQPNKYFSEQAARFYASEVLLALEYLHMLGVVYRDLKPENVLVREEGHIMLSDFDLSLRCSVSPTLVKSPSTQSSSNGGAYGMLDNDHVVQSCIQPSTFLPRILPKRNRKSKSDVSFSNGPLPEFMAEPTNARSMSFVGTHEYLAPEIIRGEGHGSAVDWWTLGIFLYELLHGTTPFKGSGNRATLFNVVGQPLRFPDEPSVSLAARDLIRGLLVKEPQKRIAYRRGATEIKQHPFFEGVNWALVRSNTPPHIPDPVDFGQFASKEKKTTENGFGGAGGGKSNPNDSSYLDFEYF; encoded by the exons ATGCCATCAGATAAGGAATCATTTGATGACAATGAAATAGATCCAGTTCCCAAGAACAACATTGATTCATCAAGAACAACAGAACCTGACCCTGGGTCAGGCATATACCCCAATCCATGCCCAAGTCCGAGAGACCATGCAACTTCAGAAGCTACATCGGCGAAAGCGTcgcataacaataaaaacttggACCCAGTTGTCAAATATGGTACAAACTTTACAAACAATTTATTTCCAAGCCCAAGCCATTACCCAAGCCCTTGTCCGAGCCCAAAATTGCCAGCCATTTCTGAAACAAATTCAACATCACCTTGTACCTCATCCTCAACAGGGGTGACTGCAACAACAGTGGGTACAAAGACCAGTGATGCAATGCTGAGTGACTCCTCTACCAACCATAGTCAAGGTAGCTGCAACAGCACTCGAAGTAACAGCATAGACAGCAGCACCTCTGCCCCGGTCAAGCGGCATACAGGAGGTGATTGTCGCTGGGAGGCAATTCAATTGGCAAATGCTAGAGAATCCCCTATTGGCCTGGGTCATTTTAGGCTCCTCAAGCGCTTGGGTTATGGTGACATTGGGAGTGTGTATCTTGTTGAACTTAGGGGAACTGGTGCCTACTTTGCAATGAAAGTGATGGACAGGGCCACAATTATAAGTAGAAATAAGCTACTCCGGGCTCAAACTGAAAGGGAGATTCTCAGCCTTCTCGACCATCCTTTCTTGCCAACTTTGTATTCTCATTTTGAGACTGAGAAGTTTTATTGCCTGGTGATGGAGTACTGCAGTGGTGGCAATCTCCATTCTCTTCGGCAGAAGCAGCCCAACAAGTATTTCAGCGAGCAAGCTGCTCG ATTTTATGCTTCTGAGGTGTTGCTCGCGCTGGAGTACTTGCACATGCTGGGTGTTGTATATAGGGACTTGAAGCCCGAGAATGTGCTCGTGAGAGAAGAAGGCCATATCATGCTGTCCGATTTTGATCTATCTCTTCGGTGTTCTGTCAGCCCAACGCTTGTTAAATCCCCCTCGACTCAATCAAGCAGCAATGGCGGTGCATATGGTATGCTCGACAACGATCATGTTGTGCAGAGCTGCATCCAGCCATCCACATTCCTTCCCCGTATACTCCCCAAGAGGAACCGCAAGTCTAAATCAGACGTTAGCTTTAGCAATGGTCCCCTCCCAGAATTCATGGCAGAGCCAACGAATGCTCGCTCGATGTCATTTGTCGGGACTCACGAATATCTCGCCCCAGAGATTATTCGAGGGGAGGGACATGGGAGTGCGGTGGACTGGTGGACGCTCGGCATCTTTCTATACGAGCTGCTGCATGGGACGACCCCTTTCAAAGGCTCAGGGAATCGTGCCACTCTTTTCAATGTGGTAGGCCAGCCACTGAGGTTCCCGGATGAACCATCTGTAAGCCTAGCTGCCCGAGATCTCATCCGTGGACTACTTGTCAAGGAACCTCAGAAACGAATTGCATACAGGAGGGGTGCCACTGAAATTAAACAACACCCGTTCTTTGAGGGGGTGAACTGGGCATTGGTGCGAAGCAACACACCGCCACATATTCCAGACCCAGTGGACTTTGGGCAGTTTGCCAGTAAGGAGAAGAAGACCACCGAAAATGGTTTTGGTGGGGCTGGTGGAGGCAAGAGCAATCCAAATGATTCTTCTTACCTTGATTTTGAGTATTTCTAG
- the LOC105040885 gene encoding YTH domain-containing protein ECT3 isoform X2: protein MYAYYYPGFDGSFGEWDGHSYLRGTGGLEIQHPASQADNSSLVYCFPGFQLGHTPYGPFLPVPMVGFDGQFLGQQLYYTSPIFSPPLFSPGFVSQPDAYAPELVHAYSCDSSHLSADGLYGNGFAGDPASRPLRYNLCSQNHRPTPAKPSVPSKSNSVEKKGTSPASDVPLDPAIHNQSSNPANKDAVLPKVFLPADKFPSYSNQGTSGLLYPNNPTFIKGSGRGCAGTEKLKARNNAQGPGDLDMLSEQNRGPRINGNKQISEVNSVGFPCAKVNDGSNTANAAVKKDEYNLPDFPTKYDHGLFFVIKSYSEDDIHKSIKYNVWSSTPNGNKRLDNAFQVAQEKMAEKGSKCPVFLFFSVNASGQFCGVAEMVGRVDFSKNMDFWQQDKWTGFFPVKWHMIKDIPNPQLRHIILENNDNKPVTNSRDTQEVKFPQGTEMLNIFKCYSSKTSILDDFDFYENRQKAMQDRKIKIPASKMEHLSRRANEIAEVAKPGDLKSMVSSLQSIGLAATKTEEDVLVNGISK, encoded by the exons ATGTATGCATACTATTATCCAG GCTTCGATGGCTCATTTGGGGAATGGGATGGCCATAGTTATTTAAGGGGGACTGGAGGCTTGGAAATTCAGCATCCT GCTAGTCAAGCAGATAACAGTTCCCTTGTATACTGTTTTCCTGGATTTCAGCTTGGACATACCCCTTATGGTCCATTTTTACCTGTGCCTATGGTCGGTTTTGATGGGCAATTTTTGGGCCAACAGCTGTACTACACAAGTCCAATATTTTCCCCACCCTTGTTCTCTCCAGGATTTGTTTCCCAACCAGATGCTTATGCACCAGAGCTGGTTCATGCATACTCATGCGATTCGTCTCATTTATCTGCTGATGGGCTCTATGGTAATGGATTTGCTGGAGATCCAGCATCTCGACCCTTGAGATATAATTTGTGTTCACAAAATCATAGACCTACCCCTGCAAAACCTTCAGTGCCATCCAAGTCTAATTCTGTGGAAAAGAAAGGAACTTCACCAGCATCAGATGTCCCACTAGATCCTGCCATTCATAACCAGTCTTCAAATCCTGCAAATAAG GATGCTGTTCTGCCCAAAGTTTTTCTTCCAGCAGACAAATTTCCTTCATATTCTAACCAAGGAACAAGTGGCCTATTGTATCCGAACAACCCTACTTTCATTAAAGGAAGTGGACGTGGGTGCGCTGGGACTGAGAAGCTAAAAGCAAGAAACAATGCTCAAGGACCTGGTGATCTTGACATGCTAAGTGAACAGAATCGCGGTCCTAGAATAAATGGCAATAAACAAATATCTGAGGTCAATTCTGTTGGATTTCCCTGTGCTAAGGTGAATGATGGTAGCAATACCGCAAATGCTGCTGTAAAGAAGGATGAATACAACCTTCCAGATTTTccaaccaagtatgatcatggatTGTTCTTTGTTATAAAATCATACAGTGAAGATGATATTCACAAGAGTATAAAATATAATGTTTGGTCAAGCACTCCAAATGGAAACAAGAGACTTGACAATGCTTTTCAAGTTGCACAGGAGAAAATGGCAGAAAAAGGCAGCAAGTGTCCtgtatttctcttcttttct gTAAATGCAAGTGGGCAGTTCTGTGGTGTAGCTGAAATGGTTGGTCGAGTTGATTTCAGCAAAAATATGGATTTTTGGCAACAAGACAAGTGGACTGGTTTTTTCCCAGTCAAGTGGCATATGATCAAAGACATCCCAAACCCACAGCTTCGTCATATAATTTTGGAGAACAATGACAATAAGCCTGTAACAAATAGCAGAGATACACAGGAG GTCAAATTTCCCCAAGGCACAGAAATGTTGAACATTTTCAAATGCTACTCTTCGAAAACTTCAATATTGGATGactttgatttttatgaaaaccgGCAGAAAGCAATGCAAGACAGGAAGATCAAGATACCAGCTTCAAAAATGGAGCATCTATCG AGAAGAGCTAATGAAATAGCTGAAGTTGCAAAGCCAGGTGATCTTAAGTCAATGGTTTCCAGTCTTCAGTCAATTGGATTAGCAGCTACCAAGACTGAGGAAGATGTCCTGGTTAATGGCATCTCTAAATAG